One window from the genome of Marinobacter bohaiensis encodes:
- a CDS encoding arylsulfatase, producing MKVLSAVLAILCLLSGTTASAATEKPNLLIIWGDDVGMWNISAYHRGMMGNETPNIDRIADEGMLFMDHYAQASCTAGRAAFITGQYPIRTGLSTVGLPGSPIGLQKEDPTLAEFLKPLGYATGQFGKNHLGDLDEHLPTNHGFDEFYGILYHLNAGEYVEQDDYPEDAMEKAGFAQRGIIHSKATADGGQTIEDLGNFGRERQRTLDQEVLEESKRFIRDAVAADKPFFVWHNTTRMHYRTNLSEEYDGATGQGLYADGMKEMDDDVGELLDLLDELGVADNTIVMFSTDNGAASNSWPDGGNQPFRGEKGVGGYEGGFKVPMMVKWPGLIPQDTTTGELMTMEDWLPTFMAQLGQPDLKEKLLDGLDVDGTTYNVHLDGYDQTPILTQSGPSNRKEFFFLTETTFHGLRFGEWKFLFTAQDKWFNGVQNRLVTPLITRLDMDPFERFHDARGFDEWQENRSWALGPAVAVTQTFFDSFKEYPPRQTSFDLDVDKIMSSMMEANAR from the coding sequence ATGAAAGTGCTTTCAGCTGTACTGGCAATACTCTGTTTACTGTCCGGCACGACAGCCTCGGCCGCCACCGAAAAACCCAACCTGCTGATCATCTGGGGGGACGATGTCGGCATGTGGAACATCAGCGCCTATCACCGCGGAATGATGGGTAACGAAACCCCCAACATCGATCGCATCGCCGACGAAGGCATGCTGTTCATGGATCACTACGCCCAGGCCTCGTGCACCGCCGGGCGTGCGGCGTTCATTACCGGGCAGTACCCGATTCGCACGGGGCTTTCCACCGTTGGCCTGCCTGGCTCGCCCATCGGCCTGCAGAAGGAAGATCCCACGCTGGCCGAGTTCCTCAAGCCTCTGGGCTACGCCACCGGCCAGTTCGGCAAGAACCATCTGGGCGACCTGGATGAGCACTTGCCCACCAACCACGGTTTCGATGAGTTCTACGGTATCCTCTATCACCTCAACGCGGGTGAGTACGTGGAGCAGGACGACTACCCAGAGGATGCCATGGAGAAAGCCGGCTTCGCTCAGCGTGGCATCATTCACTCCAAGGCCACGGCCGACGGCGGGCAGACCATCGAGGATCTGGGCAACTTCGGCCGGGAACGTCAGCGCACGCTGGATCAGGAAGTGCTGGAGGAATCCAAGCGATTCATCCGCGATGCGGTGGCCGCCGACAAGCCGTTCTTCGTCTGGCACAACACCACACGCATGCATTACCGCACCAACCTGAGCGAGGAATACGACGGCGCTACGGGCCAGGGCCTCTACGCGGACGGCATGAAGGAAATGGATGACGACGTCGGCGAACTGCTGGACCTGCTCGACGAACTCGGGGTGGCGGACAACACCATCGTCATGTTCTCCACCGACAACGGCGCCGCCTCCAACAGTTGGCCGGACGGCGGGAATCAGCCCTTCCGCGGCGAGAAAGGCGTAGGCGGTTACGAAGGCGGCTTCAAGGTACCGATGATGGTCAAGTGGCCGGGCCTGATTCCGCAGGACACCACCACCGGCGAGCTGATGACCATGGAAGACTGGCTGCCGACCTTTATGGCGCAGTTGGGGCAGCCGGACCTGAAAGAAAAACTGCTGGACGGTCTCGACGTCGACGGCACGACCTACAACGTGCATCTCGACGGCTACGACCAGACACCGATACTGACACAATCCGGCCCCAGCAATCGCAAGGAGTTTTTCTTCCTGACCGAGACCACGTTCCACGGCCTGCGCTTCGGCGAGTGGAAGTTCCTGTTTACCGCGCAGGACAAGTGGTTCAACGGCGTTCAGAACCGCCTCGTCACACCGCTGATCACGCGCCTAGACATGGACCCGTTCGAACGCTTCCACGACGCCCGGGGTTTTGACGAATGGCAGGAAAATCGCTCCTGGGCACTCGGTCCGGCCGTTGCCGTCACCCAGACCTTTTTCGATTCCTTCAAGGAGTACCCACCCCGCCAGACCAGTTTCGACCTGGACGTGGACAAGATTATGAGCTCAATGATGGAGGCCAATGCACGCTGA
- a CDS encoding ribose-phosphate diphosphokinase — translation MSKLMIFAGNAHPELARNIAQKLHIPLGEATVGKFSDGETTVEINENVRGHDVFIIQPTCYPTNDNLMELMVMTDALRRASATRITAVVPYYGYARQDRRVRSTRVSISAKVVADMITSIGIDRVLTVDLHADQIQGFFDIPVDNIYATPVLLDDIERQRFDNFIVVSPDVGGVVRARAVAKRLNDADLAIIDKRRPKANVSQVMHIIGDVQDKTCILVDDIVDTAGTLCKAANALKEHGASRVVAYITHPVLSGPAIENINASQLDELVVCDTIPLDEKVRKCDRIRPLGMAGLLAESIRRVSNEESISALFE, via the coding sequence GTGTCCAAGTTAATGATCTTCGCCGGTAATGCCCATCCGGAACTCGCCCGTAATATCGCCCAGAAGTTGCACATCCCGTTGGGAGAAGCGACCGTCGGCAAATTCAGCGATGGCGAAACCACCGTTGAAATCAACGAAAATGTCCGCGGTCATGATGTCTTCATCATCCAGCCGACCTGCTACCCGACCAACGACAACCTGATGGAGCTGATGGTCATGACCGACGCTCTGCGTCGAGCATCCGCCACGCGCATCACAGCCGTCGTTCCCTATTATGGCTACGCCCGACAGGATCGCCGCGTGCGCTCCACCCGGGTGTCGATCAGCGCCAAGGTCGTCGCGGACATGATCACCAGCATCGGCATCGACCGGGTCCTGACCGTCGACCTGCACGCCGATCAGATCCAGGGTTTCTTCGACATTCCGGTCGACAACATCTACGCCACTCCGGTCCTGCTCGACGACATCGAACGTCAGCGCTTCGACAACTTCATCGTTGTCTCACCGGACGTCGGCGGCGTGGTTCGCGCCCGGGCCGTGGCCAAGCGCCTGAACGACGCCGACCTGGCCATCATCGACAAACGTCGCCCGAAGGCGAACGTATCCCAGGTGATGCACATCATCGGTGACGTGCAGGACAAGACCTGCATCCTGGTGGACGACATCGTCGATACCGCCGGTACCCTGTGCAAGGCCGCCAACGCGCTCAAAGAGCACGGCGCCTCCCGGGTCGTGGCCTACATCACCCACCCGGTTCTGTCCGGCCCGGCGATTGAGAACATCAACGCCTCGCAACTGGACGAACTCGTGGTTTGTGACACCATCCCGCTGGATGAAAAAGTGCGCAAGTGTGATAGAATCCGCCCGCTTGGAATGGCGGGACTGCTCGCCGAGTCGATCCGTCGCGTGAGCAACGAAGAATCGATCAGCGCGCTGTTCGAGTAA
- a CDS encoding 50S ribosomal protein L25/general stress protein Ctc, protein MAQDFVLEAFLRDDQGKGASRRLRREERKIPAVVYGGDKDAQSISLWHNDLKKALENEAFFSHILTLEVDGKKESVILKDLQRHPYKPILTHADFLRVDKDHEIHVNVPLHFINEDTAPVVKLQGGAVNHQLNEVEVICLPQNLPEFIEVDMTDVQMDQTLHLSDLKLPKGVQVAALLQGEDHDQAVVSVHLPKGTKADEAEDAEGEGEEGEGQE, encoded by the coding sequence ATGGCCCAAGATTTTGTTCTCGAAGCATTCCTTCGTGACGACCAGGGGAAAGGTGCGAGCCGCCGCCTGCGTCGCGAAGAACGTAAAATTCCGGCTGTCGTTTACGGCGGTGACAAGGACGCGCAGTCCATCTCCCTGTGGCACAACGATCTGAAGAAGGCGCTGGAAAACGAAGCGTTCTTCTCTCACATCCTGACCCTGGAAGTGGATGGCAAGAAAGAAAGCGTCATCCTGAAGGATCTGCAGCGTCACCCGTACAAGCCGATCCTGACCCACGCTGACTTCCTGCGCGTCGACAAGGACCACGAGATCCACGTCAACGTACCGCTGCACTTCATCAACGAAGACACCGCACCGGTCGTCAAGCTGCAGGGTGGCGCGGTCAACCACCAGCTGAACGAAGTGGAAGTGATCTGTCTGCCGCAGAACCTGCCTGAGTTCATCGAAGTCGACATGACCGACGTCCAGATGGACCAGACGCTGCACCTGAGCGATCTGAAGCTGCCGAAAGGCGTCCAGGTTGCCGCTCTGCTGCAGGGCGAAGACCACGACCAGGCGGTTGTATCCGTTCACCTGCCCAAGGGCACCAAGGCTGACGAAGCCGAGGACGCCGAAGGCGAAGGTGAAGAAGGCGAAGGTCAGGAGTAA
- the lolB gene encoding lipoprotein insertase outer membrane protein LolB, whose product MALTLLLAACASVPREPLPDGLTRQPPADWAQRSETLTGFSRWELQGKLAVRQPEDSGSAVINQWRQVDEQYHLLLSSAFLGMGRTELQGMPGFLTLTTSDGEIYRSSDPQSLVEAATGWQFPLDSLTWWIRGLPAPEGDFELLFDQQDQLAAIRQQGWDIRFDRWNQFIDDYPELPARITALKGERRIRLVITQWQPLGTAR is encoded by the coding sequence ATGGCCCTGACCCTGCTGCTGGCCGCCTGCGCCAGCGTTCCCCGGGAACCCTTGCCGGATGGCCTGACCCGCCAGCCACCGGCGGACTGGGCCCAGCGCAGCGAGACGCTGACCGGCTTCAGCCGCTGGGAATTACAGGGCAAGCTCGCGGTGCGCCAGCCGGAGGACAGCGGTTCCGCCGTGATCAATCAGTGGCGCCAGGTGGACGAGCAGTACCACCTGCTGCTGTCCTCCGCGTTTCTCGGTATGGGGCGCACCGAACTGCAGGGCATGCCCGGTTTCCTGACCCTGACCACCTCCGACGGCGAGATCTATCGGTCGTCGGATCCCCAGTCACTGGTGGAGGCCGCCACCGGCTGGCAGTTCCCGCTGGACAGCCTGACCTGGTGGATTCGCGGCCTGCCGGCGCCGGAGGGTGACTTCGAACTGCTGTTCGACCAGCAGGACCAGCTCGCCGCCATCCGCCAACAGGGCTGGGACATCCGCTTCGATCGTTGGAACCAATTCATCGACGACTACCCGGAATTGCCGGCGCGGATCACCGCACTCAAGGGCGAGCGCCGCATCCGTCTGGTGATCACCCAGTGGCAGCCACTGGGAACAGCGCGATGA
- the ychF gene encoding redox-regulated ATPase YchF, whose protein sequence is MGFNCGIVGLPNVGKSTLFNALTKAGIGAENFPFCTIEPNAGVVGMPDPRLNKLAEIVKPQNVIPTTMEFVDIAGLVAGASKGEGLGNQFLANIRQTDAIAQVVRCFEDDNVIHVANKVDPAADIEIINTELALADLETVEKGVKRVERVAKSGDKTAKAQLEVFQSLLPVLNEGKPVRSMNLDADTMALIRELCLLTVKPIMYIANVNEDGFENNPHLDAVRKIAEEENAVVVPICNKMEAEIAELEEDEKSVFLEEMGMEEPGLDRVIRAGYDLLGLQTYFTAGVKEVRAWTVKVGATAPQAAGVIHTDFEKGFIRAEVVAYDDFVGNNGEQGAKEAGKWRLEGKDYIVQDGDVIHFRFNV, encoded by the coding sequence ATGGGTTTCAACTGCGGCATCGTCGGCCTGCCCAACGTCGGCAAATCCACCCTGTTCAACGCGCTGACCAAAGCCGGGATCGGGGCTGAAAACTTCCCGTTCTGCACCATCGAGCCCAACGCGGGCGTGGTGGGCATGCCGGACCCGCGCCTGAACAAACTGGCGGAAATCGTTAAACCCCAGAACGTCATCCCCACCACCATGGAGTTCGTGGACATCGCGGGCCTGGTGGCCGGTGCCTCCAAAGGGGAAGGCCTGGGCAACCAGTTCCTGGCCAACATCCGCCAGACCGACGCCATCGCCCAGGTGGTGCGCTGCTTCGAGGACGACAACGTCATCCACGTCGCCAATAAAGTGGACCCGGCGGCGGACATCGAGATCATCAACACCGAGTTGGCGCTGGCCGACCTGGAAACGGTCGAAAAAGGCGTCAAGCGCGTCGAGCGCGTGGCCAAGAGCGGTGACAAGACCGCCAAGGCCCAGCTGGAAGTCTTCCAGTCCCTGCTGCCGGTACTGAACGAAGGCAAACCGGTCCGCAGCATGAACCTGGACGCCGACACCATGGCGCTGATCCGCGAGCTGTGCCTGCTGACCGTGAAGCCGATCATGTACATCGCCAACGTCAACGAGGACGGCTTCGAGAACAACCCGCACCTGGACGCGGTCCGCAAGATCGCCGAGGAAGAGAACGCCGTGGTCGTCCCCATCTGCAACAAGATGGAAGCGGAAATCGCCGAGCTGGAAGAGGACGAAAAGAGCGTCTTCCTGGAAGAAATGGGCATGGAAGAACCAGGCCTGGATCGCGTGATCCGCGCCGGTTACGACCTGCTGGGTCTGCAGACCTACTTCACCGCCGGCGTGAAGGAAGTCCGCGCCTGGACCGTCAAGGTCGGCGCCACCGCCCCGCAGGCGGCTGGCGTGATCCACACCGACTTCGAGAAAGGGTTCATCCGCGCCGAAGTGGTGGCCTACGACGACTTCGTCGGGAACAACGGCGAACAGGGCGCCAAGGAAGCCGGCAAATGGCGCCTGGAAGGCAAGGACTACATCGTTCAGGACGGCGATGTCATTCACTTCCGCTTTAACGTATAA
- the ispE gene encoding 4-(cytidine 5'-diphospho)-2-C-methyl-D-erythritol kinase: MSFSLPAPAKLNLFLHITGRRDDGYHELETVFQFLEYGDELAFGPADGHDVILSPALPGVPDEHNLILRAARKLQAEAGRNLPGVHIQLTKRLPMGGGIGGGSSDAATALLGLNHFWGLALSIDRLAEIGLQLGADVPVFVRGFAAFAQGVGEKLSPVHPPEDWFVVAKPDCEINTGKIFSQEGLTRNTPPSTIRPAFEGDASRYRNDCEDTVCKLYPEVRKSLDWLSQFGPARLTGTGACIFGRFPTESKALEVWASRPSGITGFVTRGVNASPLHTKLTELE; encoded by the coding sequence ATGAGCTTTTCCCTGCCAGCACCGGCCAAGCTGAACCTGTTCCTGCACATCACTGGACGACGGGACGACGGCTACCACGAGCTGGAAACCGTGTTCCAGTTTCTTGAGTACGGGGACGAGCTGGCGTTCGGGCCCGCCGACGGACACGACGTTATCCTGTCCCCGGCCCTGCCCGGCGTGCCGGACGAACACAACCTGATCCTGCGCGCCGCGCGGAAGCTGCAGGCCGAGGCGGGCCGTAACCTGCCCGGCGTGCACATCCAGTTGACCAAGCGACTGCCAATGGGCGGCGGCATCGGTGGCGGCAGCTCGGACGCCGCCACCGCCCTGCTCGGCCTCAACCATTTCTGGGGCCTGGCGCTGTCCATCGACCGCCTGGCGGAGATTGGCCTGCAACTGGGCGCCGACGTGCCCGTTTTCGTGCGCGGATTCGCCGCCTTCGCCCAGGGCGTGGGGGAAAAGCTGAGCCCGGTTCATCCCCCGGAAGACTGGTTCGTGGTGGCCAAACCGGACTGCGAGATCAACACCGGCAAGATTTTTTCGCAGGAAGGGTTGACACGTAACACGCCCCCGAGCACAATACGCCCCGCTTTTGAGGGAGACGCCTCGAGGTACCGAAACGACTGTGAGGATACAGTCTGTAAACTGTATCCCGAGGTTAGGAAAAGTCTGGACTGGCTTTCACAATTCGGACCTGCAAGATTAACCGGAACCGGGGCTTGCATTTTTGGACGTTTCCCAACAGAATCCAAAGCCCTCGAAGTTTGGGCTAGCAGACCCTCCGGCATCACCGGGTTCGTCACAAGAGGGGTGAACGCTTCACCGCTTCACACAAAGCTGACAGAGCTGGAATGA
- a CDS encoding porin, translated as MFVSKKKTHRVSALVLTLGLSGAGAAQALPVYQDDDTRLDLYGRIHLTMNDVDGETYMSQSQSRIGINARREINDKVVGYARAEFRFVANDRNEAKPNVISDIRNTYLGMHIKDIGDVKAGNFSSIYYTNLSKVINVRQSIPWRAFAKTTTRAAGNSISFDSSDFSGFRFGVAHKFNNEEDDEADAGNTMGYLSYQVGKVRLSAGYDQAEDDDDSLFGASITYDVLPELSLRGLYEHQGDMRHYGVATVFDYSQGEIYSNASYMENDSLDQSDIQYLGGVSYRLARQMLVYFEYTNSSRTEINAIDESWGAVGFRYDF; from the coding sequence ATGTTTGTATCTAAAAAGAAAACGCACAGAGTTTCGGCCCTCGTCCTGACCTTGGGGTTATCAGGTGCCGGCGCTGCTCAGGCACTTCCTGTATATCAGGACGACGACACACGTCTTGATTTATATGGGCGCATACATCTGACGATGAATGATGTCGATGGCGAAACCTATATGAGCCAGTCCCAGTCGCGAATCGGCATTAATGCGAGGCGCGAGATCAACGACAAGGTGGTGGGCTATGCGCGCGCTGAATTCCGGTTTGTAGCGAATGACCGTAATGAGGCCAAACCCAATGTGATAAGCGACATCCGCAATACCTATCTGGGGATGCACATAAAGGATATCGGGGACGTTAAGGCCGGTAACTTTAGCTCCATCTACTATACGAACCTCTCAAAGGTGATCAATGTCAGGCAAAGCATCCCCTGGCGGGCATTTGCCAAAACGACCACCCGCGCCGCCGGGAACTCAATATCCTTCGACTCATCGGATTTTTCCGGCTTTCGCTTCGGCGTTGCCCATAAGTTTAATAACGAAGAAGACGATGAAGCCGACGCAGGTAACACCATGGGTTACTTGTCATACCAAGTGGGGAAGGTGCGACTGTCTGCCGGCTATGACCAGGCCGAAGACGACGATGACTCATTGTTCGGGGCGAGCATAACCTACGACGTGCTGCCGGAACTCAGCTTGAGAGGATTGTATGAACACCAGGGAGATATGCGCCATTACGGGGTGGCTACCGTGTTCGACTATTCACAGGGCGAAATCTATAGCAATGCCAGTTACATGGAGAATGACTCGCTAGACCAGAGCGATATCCAGTATTTGGGGGGCGTTTCCTATCGGCTTGCCAGGCAAATGCTCGTGTATTTCGAGTATACGAACAGTAGCCGTACTGAAATTAATGCAATCGACGAAAGCTGGGGCGCTGTCGGGTTTCGCTACGACTTTTAG
- a CDS encoding protein tyrosine phosphatase family protein — protein MSIHDIPNVIPVSTALTTAGQPSEDQLGAAARDVFEVVINLGLLDPRYCLPDEAGLVHQLGMRYVHIPVDFQTPSPNDLQRFFDALEAAGDRKVLVHCAANKRVSSFVALYGEARLGWSRQQADDFLHRIWEPNPDWSAFIERARNDLYL, from the coding sequence GTGAGCATTCACGACATCCCCAACGTTATCCCGGTCTCCACAGCACTGACCACCGCCGGCCAGCCCTCCGAAGACCAACTGGGCGCCGCCGCCCGCGATGTCTTTGAGGTCGTCATCAACCTCGGCCTGCTCGATCCCCGCTACTGCCTGCCCGACGAAGCCGGTCTGGTTCATCAGCTCGGCATGCGCTACGTCCATATTCCGGTGGATTTCCAGACCCCGTCGCCGAACGATCTCCAGCGCTTCTTCGACGCCCTGGAAGCAGCCGGAGATCGCAAGGTGCTGGTTCACTGCGCCGCCAATAAGCGTGTGTCGAGCTTTGTCGCGCTCTACGGCGAAGCCCGCCTCGGCTGGTCGCGCCAGCAAGCGGACGATTTTCTGCACCGTATCTGGGAGCCGAATCCCGACTGGTCGGCGTTTATCGAACGCGCGCGAAACGACCTATACCTATAA
- a CDS encoding PACE efflux transporter, with protein MRTTGDRIRQAISFEAIGLVLIIPLIAYAFHLPLDDTGVLGLIGATMATLWNYVFNLGFDHTLKRLTGSTRKSLKLRVLHAISFELGLLLAFLPVVMWWLGIGLVEALVMDLTFVVFYLIYAFVFTWAYDTVFPDRDNVPPAANGNWQAESGR; from the coding sequence ATGCGAACCACCGGAGATCGTATCCGCCAAGCGATCAGTTTCGAGGCCATTGGGCTGGTGCTGATCATTCCCCTGATTGCCTACGCCTTCCACCTGCCGCTGGACGACACCGGCGTACTGGGCCTGATCGGCGCTACCATGGCGACGCTCTGGAACTATGTCTTCAACCTGGGCTTCGATCACACCCTCAAGCGCCTGACCGGCTCCACCCGCAAGTCCCTGAAACTGCGCGTACTGCACGCCATCAGTTTTGAACTGGGGCTGCTGCTGGCCTTCCTGCCGGTGGTGATGTGGTGGCTCGGAATCGGTCTGGTCGAGGCGCTGGTGATGGACCTGACTTTCGTCGTCTTCTACCTGATCTACGCCTTCGTGTTCACCTGGGCCTACGACACGGTCTTCCCGGACAGGGACAACGTACCGCCCGCCGCCAACGGGAACTGGCAGGCGGAATCCGGTCGCTAA
- the pth gene encoding aminoacyl-tRNA hydrolase, with amino-acid sequence MSQSIVMVVGLGNPGADYENTRHNAGALFVEALAREAGQSLRPEKKYHGLYARVQWQGLDLHLLNPTTFMNRSGQSVKALADFFKIKPEQILVAHDELDLPPGTAKLKKDGGHGGHNGLRDIIAHLGTKEFHRLRIGIGHPGDSRRVTGYVLGRLTKSDATHLDNISHEIMRVLPDALNGQMPKAMNALHSVRPDA; translated from the coding sequence ATGTCGCAGTCAATTGTCATGGTGGTGGGTCTGGGTAATCCCGGTGCGGATTACGAGAACACCCGTCACAACGCCGGCGCCCTCTTCGTGGAAGCTCTGGCCCGTGAAGCGGGCCAGAGTCTTCGTCCGGAAAAGAAGTACCACGGGCTGTACGCCCGCGTTCAGTGGCAGGGTCTCGACCTGCACCTGCTGAACCCCACCACCTTCATGAACCGCAGCGGCCAATCCGTTAAGGCCCTGGCGGACTTCTTCAAGATCAAGCCCGAACAGATCCTCGTCGCCCACGACGAACTGGACCTGCCGCCCGGCACCGCCAAGCTCAAGAAAGACGGCGGCCACGGCGGTCACAACGGTCTTCGTGACATCATCGCCCACCTGGGCACCAAAGAATTTCACCGACTGCGCATCGGCATCGGCCATCCCGGCGACAGCCGCCGCGTGACCGGTTACGTGCTCGGCCGGCTGACCAAGTCCGACGCCACGCACCTGGACAACATCAGCCACGAGATCATGCGGGTCCTACCGGACGCGCTCAACGGGCAGATGCCCAAGGCCATGAACGCGCTTCACAGCGTTCGTCCGGACGCCTGA
- a CDS encoding 4'-phosphopantetheinyl transferase family protein, producing MTSLPACCRPGDDRWPWCQRLPGLAFTTLSFNPDALSDDDFERCGIEPPENVRTAAAKRRTEYLAGRLCARHVLQQVTGIASVPATGADRAPQWPDACVGSITHSHGYAAVVAGHRDAYQGLGLDAEMPMGDRRAQRLAREILTPDEQRRFGRELADTPGHCLTLAFSLKESLFKALNPITGQRFYFHDAELVSLSGDGSSQLRLLKTLSNEWRAGAELEGLYSEHDGIILSLIAVAPNGAASR from the coding sequence ATGACTTCCCTGCCCGCCTGCTGCCGCCCCGGAGACGACCGCTGGCCCTGGTGCCAACGGTTGCCGGGGCTGGCTTTCACCACCCTCTCCTTCAACCCGGACGCCCTGAGCGACGACGACTTCGAGCGCTGCGGCATCGAGCCCCCCGAGAACGTCCGCACCGCCGCCGCCAAGCGCCGCACGGAATACCTGGCCGGCCGCCTCTGCGCCCGTCACGTGCTGCAACAGGTCACCGGCATCGCCAGCGTGCCCGCCACCGGCGCCGACCGCGCCCCACAGTGGCCCGATGCCTGCGTTGGCTCCATCACCCACAGCCACGGCTACGCCGCCGTTGTCGCCGGACACCGCGATGCCTATCAGGGCCTGGGGCTAGACGCCGAAATGCCCATGGGCGACCGCCGCGCACAACGCCTGGCGCGGGAAATCCTCACCCCGGACGAACAGCGGCGATTCGGGCGCGAGCTGGCCGACACACCCGGCCACTGCCTCACTCTGGCCTTTTCCCTCAAGGAAAGCCTGTTCAAGGCTCTCAACCCGATCACCGGCCAGCGCTTCTACTTTCACGATGCCGAGCTTGTGAGCCTGTCCGGGGACGGCTCCAGCCAACTGCGATTGCTCAAGACCCTATCGAACGAATGGCGCGCAGGCGCCGAGCTGGAGGGCCTGTACAGCGAGCATGATGGCATTATCCTGAGCCTGATTGCCGTTGCACCGAACGGCGCTGCAAGCCGCTGA